One Triticum dicoccoides isolate Atlit2015 ecotype Zavitan chromosome 3B, WEW_v2.0, whole genome shotgun sequence genomic window, AGGTAGGCGATGGTAGAGTAAATTAATTAGGTAGGGACAACTTTACTGTACCAGGTTGGCCCGGACAGGAAACAATAAATGAGCAAGAACAGGTATAGACTGTTGCTTCACACAACGCGTCCGATGTATTAACAGGCTGTAATGTTTTACAGCAAATCGGCACAGATCCCAAGGTTGCATGCGTGCGGCAGCAATTTCGTAGGTGTGCGTCGCCGAGTGCTCCTAATCCACCTCCACAAGGCACCTACATACATCCGAGGGTTCTCTTTGTCATATGCAATCTCATCCTCCTGAGTTATCCTATCATCAACAAGAATAGCTGCCTCATTCAATAGTTGTTGGTCCTCCTCATCAGTGAGATACACATCCTCACTAGGTGGCGAAGGAGGTGCTTCCTGTGTCTCATCCTCATCAATACCCAGAAAGTCACACATATTCTCCTTTGTAGTTGAAACATCCACTTAATCTTCATTTGGAGGAGCAATCTCAATTAGGCTCCAATCAATTGGTGGTTTTGTATCAACCACCACTGAAGACCCACATTGCTCATTGCTTTCATCCACTTCAGAAATTGATGGCACATTAGGTTGAACAACATCACATGTTGAAAAATTCATATCATTGTCAATAATAGCACTTGTTTGACTCCCTATTGACTGAACAAGCTCAAGTGCTTCTTCATTGGCATTGTCCACAACTACAGATGATGTAGCACTACATAGTACATCATCCATAGCTGATTTTAGGACTTTAGGTGCCTTATCAACATGTGCCTTCTTAGGTTTCTTAACAGACGGTTCCTTAGCAGGTTTTTAGCTCTCTTGGCGGCAGATTTCTTAGAAGGTTTGGCATGCACCTCAACTAGCAACTACACTTTCCCNNNNNNNNNNNNNNNNNNNNNNNNNNNNNNNNNNNNNNNNNNNNNNNNNNNNNNNNNNNNNNNNNNNNNNNNNNNNNNNNNNNNNNNNNNNNNNNNNNNNNNNNNNNNNNNNNNNNNNNNNNNNNNNNNNNNNNNNNNNNNNNNNNNNNNNNNNNNNNNNNNNNNNNNNNNNNNNNNNNNNNNNNNNNNNNNNNNNNNNNNNNNNNNNNNNNNNNNNNNNNNNNNNNNNNNNNNNNNNNNNNNNNNNNNNNNNNNNNNNNNNNNNNNNNNNNNNNNNNNNNNNNNNNNNNNNNNNNNNNNNNNNNNNNNNNNNNNNNNNNNNNNNNNNNNNNNNNNNNNNNNNNNNNNNNNNNNNNNNNNNNNNNNNNNNNNNNNNNNNNNNNNNNNNNNNNNNNNNNNNNNNNNNNNNNNNNNNNNNNNNNNNNNNNNNNNNNNNNNNNNNNNNNNNNNNNNNNNNNNNNNNNNNNNNNNNNNNNNNNNNNNNNNNNNNNNNNNNNNNNNNNNNNNNNNNNNNNNNNNNNNNNNNNNNNNNNNNNNNNNNNNNNNNNNNNNNNNNNNNNNNNNNNNNNNNNNNNNNNNNNNNNNNNNNNNNNNNNNNNNNNNNNNNNNNNNNNNNNNNNNNTGGCTTTTCAGTTGCTTAATGCCAACCAATCTGCGTTCCTCATCAACATCCTTATCATAACCAAACAAATGCACCTCCTGCCATGGCTCCCATGGTATATATGCTCAGATCATAGGCAAATTTGTTAAAAGTCAGCCCCTTTGATCTAATATGCATTTCAATGTCCCGACACTCTATTTGTTCCTCAGCGTCATCAACAAGGATGGCTCGATATGGAAGAACTCTAACGTTTAGGTTAAAATGAATATGCTGCTTTGCCCTACTCGATGATGAAAAAATTCGTAGTTTTCGGTTAGGCTCGATATAGACGCTCCCTTGTTTTTTTTTTTGTTGTTGGAGTGGTGACCAGACACGAACTACTGGGCCAGAGAACCAGCCCAACTAATAATCTTGCTAAGAAAATAAGAGAAGCCACAATCGAAGATGGGGCAGTCCATATATAACCCAGACCCCCTACAAAAAAAGAATCCCAGACttcttccctcaaaaaaaaaaagaaaaaaaagagaatccCAGACTTCTGCCTGTTAAAAAGCCTTCCAGTCCAATCCCGTCGCAACTCGCCCCATATCCTTCACcgcatagccgccgccgccgccctctgaTCTCCCCCTTCTCTCGGCGACGCGGCGAGTCTGCTTTGCACCCATCCAGGCGGAGGCCAACAGATCAAGGTATGCTCCAATCGCGCAGGGGTGAGCTGTAGACGTTTTAGTTCGGTGGAGGCCGCCGGGGAGGTGGGTATGTTGTTGAAGTATATGCCGGGGCTAACTCACCTAATAATTAAGAAATGCATATAGCTGAGTCTGCTGCTGCCGTGGCTGATGCTCTGGCCACTCTGACAATGTAAGCTGCCGTGGTCTGTTGTATGTACCTGATTCCGTTCCGTCTAGTTTAGTTCAGATTACGACTGACCCTCCCACATTAAAAGCTTACTTTGGTTATATTCATGGTTGATATGTTCAGAGTGGTACTGGTTTCAGGCTTTTCATGTAAACCACTTGAACTGAGAACAAGTTGCAATCTATTGGATCACACAGTTTTGGGCTTAATTTGATACTCTGCGGGAGCCACGTGGTCCATACTGTGTTGACGAGGGCTAAGCTAATGCTATCTGATACACTATAGCTGGCTTCATTTTAATAGGACCAGCTATTTCTCTTATATTTTGTGGTTGGGCGTGAACCTGCAGAGAATTTGTAGAATTATGTATACTCAGTCCTATTATTATTGTTTGGTGATGGATCGCTCCTTTTAGAGAAGTGTAGAGATAATTTGCAGTTTTTGTATCAATAAGATTCCATGCATATACAATATTTCTATATGTCAAAACTATGTCTTTTTTTTTCAGGATACACTACAGCATACTTTGAAGAGTTGTCCTGTGCCAAATCAAGAAAGAAGGCACCTTTTGCCCGGAATCATGGCGCCATCAGCATCCACTGGTCAGAAAGTCAACCTGAAGGGGTACAAGACCCTACCCCATGCTATTCAGCTGGTAACGATGATGTCGGGGACGTCTTCAGCTTCAACATTGACGATTGGGGACCGGAACAAGAAGTTCAGGGTGAGCCGTGGTTTGACGTGGATGGTGGTTATCTGCATACCGGCTACTTTCATTGCCATCACAGCAGGTTCGGCCTACAGGATGTATAACAAACCCATCTGGGCCGCCGGCTTCCCATCAAGGCTGCCAGCTGTCTTGATGTTGGGAGCTTACCTGGCAGTGGTGAACCTGGCGCTGGGGTACTTGACCCTCTACTTGCCACAGGCGCCCTTCGCTGTGTGGAAAGCTCTGGATGATGTTGTTCTCAGGTTGATTGGCCTTGCCGCTATCTTAATCTCTGGCCCTGTTTTGTTGTCTGCCCAGGCGTGGCTGCACATCATCTGGGCTTGCCTTCTTGGCGTCCTCATTGCTGCCATCCTTGCCTTCTGTGTCTGTCTTGCTCGGACGTACAGCAAGTAGCCTCTTGCTACCATGGCTTAGATGCCGTCTTTTAGGCCCGTACGCGCAGTACGGGTCTGTCCTCGTAAACTAGCTAGCGGCTTAGATGCCGCCTTAGACCCGTACGGGCAATAGCGGCTTAGATGCCTTCTTAGACCCGTATATGGGGCAGTACGGGTCTGTCTTTTCAAGGTGAAGTCACTCTGTAAACAGTCTGCTGCTCTTGTGTTATAATTATCATTATTGTCTTTTTTGTTacctttcgcaaaaaaaaaaactatgTGCAATTGTGACTCTGTTTAAAAGTAAGACGTTTTGCCAGTTCAAGTTACATTTAGAATTTTGAAACAGAGGGCCCAGTGCCATTACGACAAAACGTCCGCTGTCGTGTTCATTTGTCATAGTGGGAAGTAGTTTATACTAGAAGCGTCAGCGCGCTTCGCTACGCCGCTCCGCGAGGGTCCAATGTTGCATGTTCTTTTTTTGAACATTTTGAGGCCTTTTTTATATATGATTAGTTCCAAGTTACAGCTGGAACGAAGCATAGATAATCAGGTGCAAGTTACAGCTCATGGTTGTGGAACTACAATATACGGAGAAAAAAATGCAGCAAATTTTAGGAGTAAAATCCACTTGTCGTATGACAATATACATTTTATCCTGCTACTCCAATATCAATTGAGTATTTCTGAGAAGTTGATGTAAAATTTCTGAGAAGTTGATGTAAAATCGGTACAATTTAAAGTAAAATTCAGACTGTACAATATCAAGAAGATCGTTGCCTTCATTTGGCCCAGGAAAGGTTTGGGAACAAGGATTCGGTCAAGTCTACAATCAAAAGAGGAGAAAAATTGACGAAGACCTTACTTCCTCAATCTCTTGCACCAAACACTAATCCTAGGTTGTCGCCTACCCCTAACATCAACATAATtgttacaaacatgggtcacaAAAATTGTCTTGTCCATAtttcaaattcatctctttagcaacATCACACCATCTCTGTACTGCACTCACTATCACTATCAACAAGCCGGGCTCATTCCtgaccggttgatggctttgttaattcaaagccgggctcattgcgagccttcgttctaaaaactaTCTATAATAGGCACCTTGTCTCTTGAAAACATACAATGAATATTTGAAGCGTGAAATTAATCAATGGGGGCAAAAGCATACTATGCACTAAATAAGAATTATAATATAGATTGTTGGAACTAATCGAGAGGCAAATCGAGAGAGACAACAATGAATCGAACTCTTCTTTATTGATGATGATTTGTACACTTAATATACATAGGGAACAGACGCCTCGGAGGGATGCGACTGCTCATAGAGGCGCCATTCCAGGAACTGCCGTGACGGTTCGCTGGAATCCTGGAACCGTACGCGATGTGTAGGAAGCGGGGATTATCCCGTAATAACCGCCAGGGTTACTTATTTTTAACACCCCCCTAATCACTGCTTGATATAAGAATTCATCATCTTGATTAagtctcctccaaaaaccctgtgggaaaaatatgagTAGTGTATGATATGTTGCGAAAACTCCTGCAAACCCAGtaggaaaaataaggagaaaatgctGCAACATACAGTGCTTATCATCTCTGTTAACTCAATATGTACGAACCATAGAGTTTGGAGAATAATAAACATGTCGTTATACTTTCCCAAAAACCCCGGTGGGGAAAACTGaaaagtatgacatatgatctcatgttgatattacctcattaaaaacctttatgagaacaAGTATAGTAACTCATGAAGGAAAAAAGAGTATACCAATTCAGGAAGATACTTGGTGAACAAATTCAGGAAGATactccccctgattcttgcaaATTCCGAAGCCGTCATATACCAATTCCATGAACATGTTTCTGTAATGTAAAAGTTGGTAGAGACTTGGTGAACAAATCAGTtgcatgatttgacttgcaagatatgcaatataaaGATATTGCTTATTAGTAACCTGTTAGCATCCGGGCAACACAAGCAACATTATCtttgagataatggttggtggatgtagccatGAGGTCTGTTTTGAAGACTCTTCATGAGAGGGCTACCACACCTAGTAGGAACACTAAGATTGTCTATGATCTGACATAGTGGGGATCTGatcgatgtatccaatgatatTGGTGTTCACATTTTTGTGAAACTGAAAAACCAGGGCAAGTTGTttgatgccttggagatatcgaaagatattcttgagtaccaatcaattgtgtttggtggatccaatggcatTATGGAACGTTGAGTCCCAATATCTCATTCCTATCATCTCTTGGTCAAAATAGACCTTTCTCTATGTCTAAagaatgaactaccatgagagttatggatggataagatttgtccacaatgaatttctccaatatattaTGGATATAGACAACATAATATACCATAATGTATGAGTGAAGGTGCTCGAGGTTttacctagatccttcatctcaaattccatcATTTAGATGATCACATGCTTCACATGCATGGGTAATCATCAatgtaggagtaatccttgtgaATAAGGAACTCACTACGTCGGTTGTACCAAATGTACCGACAATAATAAGCCGTATGGTGACTTACTGATTTTATACAACGTATGTTGCGTATTGCATTTTGATTCAGAAGTGAGATTCCATCGAGAATCAACCATATATGTATGAATCTAGTGATCCATATGGGTATGTGATCACTACATCTATCAAAaacaagcaaagatagcaaacgAAAAAAAGGCATAcaaaaaaaggcaaatatttttgtgtttttatgaaacgttttagaagtgggggagaggaaaacgagcggtaaatggcaaataatgtaagtgcaagagatgagagtttatgataggtacttggtaggcttgatgtagaacctccccggcaacggcgctagaaattcttcctcctacttcttgagcttgcgttgttttttcccttcaagaggaaagggtgatgcagcaaagtatagacaagtatttccctcagttaagaaccaaggtatcaatccagtaggacgcacaagcaagtccccaatagatgcacctgcacaaactaacaaacacttgtacACAACGTGAAAAAGGGgctctcaatcccttcacggtcacttacaagagtgagacccaatagagatagatataaaagataagtaaaggaaaaataaagtaaatataaataaattgcaaaaaggtatttttgggtttttggttttatagatctgaaaataatatgatgagaaatagaccccggggccataggtttcactaaaggcttctctctcgaagaaagcatacggtgggtaaacaaattactgttgagcaattgatagaaaagcgcaaagttatgacgatatctaaggcaaggatcatgaatataggcatcacgtacgtgacaagtagaccgactcttgcctgcatctactactattactccacacgtcgactgctatccagcatgcatctagagtattaagttcataagaacggagtaacgccgtaagcaagatgacatgatgtagagggatagatctaaTCAATATGGTaaataccccatctttttatcctcaacgacaacaatacaaatacgtgcctcgctacccctactgtcactgggtgacactacaaaaaaaatacacttccgtgatgatacgtgtttgtcacagtaggtcccgttttttgtcatgcatgtacatccatgaagattttatgatagaatcaagatagtcatacatgtgctgtcgtagaagtgttccatgacattaccaaaattatcatcacagaagtgtccacttccatgacgataaatcgcgcgtcacagaagtgctttcgtcaagggtgaccgacacgtggcatccactgtaacggaacgccgttaagctaccgggttgggttttggatctgataacccgttaatagccccgaccaatgaggattttccatgtgtaaaatcatcattggctggaggaaacacgtgtcggctcatcgttgggacagatgtcatccactcattggacagaaggcaccaatgatacgtcgacacatggcacggcccaacagaggcccattccgatgaaaaggccgccccgtttgacttggttaaaaggtggcaggccggcccatggaaagcctgttaacgtcctgttcgcatatagcccatttacagcccgctaacccaaggcccgttatgccctatccgaattaggcccagtagcgtcatctgggccatccaatatgattccagcccgttttcacttctggcccatgtatggcccatgacgtctttcgacccatatgaggccccttgtaactcttggcccattaacggcccgtggtgaaactggcctgtaatgaacagtgtatcactttacacccattaacggcccgtggtgaaactggcccgtaatgaatagtgtatcactttatacccattaatggcccgttattccattgggccgtttccagcccatgttatctttcggcctttttagagcccatttattcttgggctcatttctagcattcgtttacttatggcccgttactgtcattttctgcttgtgggccaaattcagcccgtggttacagtcggcctgtttgtggtccgttaatacattgggccattttcatagtgtcatcaaatacggcctattaacgatggcccgttatggtcagcccatgaacggatgattccaactctagcccgtttacggccataatgcggtctgttattggcccatatttggccaatcgatcatacggcccgtataaggcccattgatgatacgacccgtagaaggcccattgtttctacgacccgtagaaggcccattgtttctatggcccatagaaggaccattgtttctacgacctgtagaaggcccactgtttctacggcccataggaggcccagtgtcactacagtaaatattagcccatggttattgcggcctagtttaaaaaaataggttatcgtagccactagcaaaccgcgaaaaaagaactgcaatgactacaagcaaacaaataaacaagacaacaaggaaataaataagcaagcaactaacgctaggctatcatggctattacacatattacatccactgggcatcaaagtttgccaccatcgCAAATataggaacaaagcagcatatcatatacactagttgtcaaagttggcgaccagcgcaaataaatgccgcagcaaaacaaatccagaactgaaaccacttcagaagatctcaagaaacaatatcctgggtacccataatgctggcaagatgcttagcaagcttattaactttctcttgtttggcgcttaaatcctccagcgcttgctgttgcactaggaaatatgcatctgaattctacagggacttcctcagtccttcagcttcctgtcgcagcacatctgatcaatgtttttcaacttgaatttgagactcaagaagacgaactgattcaggctgcgccagtaactcgaacactacatcaagacatgacttttgggttctctcactatcgtcaagatagttcttatcagctttcttggagaccaacagggatgtctcactatcttgaatcttatctgcattacttcctttaccattgcataacgcggtactgttctccaatattttgtccgcattctaaaagagaaacaagcagacacatcacaggtttaccatgttgtatatgaaactcgttttggtaaatgagttcagtagtaaagtggacaggataacaacatgaaacaaacatatatctatgtaccatgttcactttatggtctatatcattctagtttttgttgccaaatcaagatagagacacagttcaaataatatttgttcaagacaaagcagaatagacagaatataagtgtgggaaactatagagcaataacaacacttgtaatgtgcatggcaagagaacataactgtttattcaattgaaactgaaatcaacatagagcaggttacaacaacaaaccagttaaagaaacaggtttaaaacatacctgttgcgccattggagtttcacttccatccttcaaatttgaaaatagttagtatgagtaaatacagtaatgcaagagcaaaggagtatgaaccatagctacagaacctgacctgagaacaaatcttcttctcctttaagcgttgagttgggattcgaagtggtggtcctcgtgctttgggcactgcagttcccttactaactgctcatgtttgggtgctctgtggtggagacggtgctgtgtcaactggaactgggttactatcttccggggttgcactacaaaaaaaatacacttccgtgatgatacatgtttgtcacagtaggtcacgttttttgtcatgcatgtacatcaatgacaaatttatgacagaatcaagatagtcatacctgtgctgtcgtagaaatgttccatgacattaccaaaattatcatcacagaagtgtccacttccatgacgataaatcgcg contains:
- the LOC119280913 gene encoding uncharacterized protein LOC119280913, whose protein sequence is MAPSASTGQKVNLKGYKTLPHAIQLVTMMSGTSSASTLTIGDRNKKFRVSRGLTWMVVICIPATFIAITAGSAYRMYNKPIWAAGFPSRLPAVLMLGAYLAVVNLALGYLTLYLPQAPFAVWKALDDVVLRLIGLAAILISGPVLLSAQAWLHIIWACLLGVLIAAILAFCVCLARTYSK